Proteins from a genomic interval of Kitasatospora herbaricolor:
- a CDS encoding GntR family transcriptional regulator: MAKYEKIADDLRVRIRAGEWLPGGKLPSETPELTAHYKTSLPTIRQALGVLAAEGVVDKVHGRGNFVRKPRKRVMRTNQRHQWEKDRARAPEGTRKATGATEHDTGLTVSDLVFSADFRKVEAGEVLADIFGVAAGTPLLERIYRTRYQEEDAPFNLSHSYLVYDVVKANPDLLDASTEPWPGGTQNQLFTLGIELDRIEEHFTARPPTAEEAEELGLRAGVSVLIVRKVSIDTGGRVVEVSDVTLPGDRTELVYTTPLNRW; this comes from the coding sequence ATGGCCAAGTACGAGAAGATTGCGGACGACCTTCGCGTCCGTATCCGCGCCGGCGAGTGGCTGCCCGGTGGCAAGCTGCCGTCCGAGACGCCCGAACTAACCGCGCACTACAAGACCAGCCTCCCGACCATCCGGCAGGCTCTTGGTGTCCTGGCGGCCGAAGGCGTCGTGGACAAGGTCCACGGTCGGGGCAACTTCGTCCGCAAGCCGCGAAAGCGAGTCATGCGGACGAACCAGCGTCACCAGTGGGAGAAGGACCGTGCCCGCGCCCCCGAAGGCACCCGGAAGGCAACCGGTGCGACCGAGCACGACACCGGCCTGACTGTCTCGGACCTGGTGTTCAGCGCGGACTTCCGGAAGGTGGAGGCTGGTGAAGTGCTGGCCGATATCTTCGGTGTCGCTGCGGGCACGCCACTACTGGAGCGGATCTATCGCACGCGCTACCAGGAGGAGGATGCGCCGTTCAACCTGTCGCACTCCTACTTGGTCTACGACGTCGTTAAGGCGAACCCGGACCTCCTGGACGCCAGCACCGAGCCTTGGCCAGGCGGAACTCAGAATCAACTCTTCACCCTCGGCATTGAGCTGGACCGAATCGAAGAGCACTTCACAGCGCGCCCGCCGACGGCTGAAGAGGCTGAGGAACTGGGCCTCCGGGCCGGCGTATCGGTGCTGATCGTCCGCAAGGTCAGCATCGACACTGGTGGGCGAGTGGTCGAGGTATCTGACGTCACCCTGCCGGGTGACCGCACCGAGCTGGTGTACACGACTCCTCTGAACAGGTGGTGA
- a CDS encoding YdeI/OmpD-associated family protein → MKFRTLVEPPEPMRGLEVPPEVVEALGGGARPPVTITVNGHRWKSRVAVMRGRHLLGLSNANRQAAAVATGDEVEVELELDTESRVVVEPTDFARALDADPAARAAFDNLTDSRKREHVRAVENAKKPETRRRRVEKAIAALRD, encoded by the coding sequence GTGAAGTTCCGCACCCTCGTCGAGCCGCCCGAGCCCATGCGGGGATTGGAAGTTCCGCCCGAGGTGGTCGAGGCGCTCGGCGGGGGCGCGCGACCGCCGGTGACGATCACCGTCAACGGGCATCGTTGGAAGAGCCGCGTCGCCGTCATGCGCGGCCGTCACCTGCTCGGTCTCAGCAACGCCAACCGGCAGGCCGCCGCTGTCGCGACCGGCGACGAGGTCGAGGTCGAGCTGGAGCTCGACACCGAGTCGCGCGTCGTCGTCGAACCCACGGACTTCGCCCGAGCCCTCGACGCCGACCCGGCCGCCCGTGCCGCCTTCGACAACCTCACCGACAGCCGCAAGCGTGAACACGTGCGCGCCGTCGAGAACGCGAAGAAGCCCGAGACACGCCGGCGGCGTGTCGAGAAGGCCATCGCCGCCCTGCGGGACTGA
- a CDS encoding VOC family protein: MKAHVSSILLGVRNMEAAKRFYTEGLGWKIQSDYGISVFFESDGASPVGLYSREGLADQVGTSADGSGFSGLVLTYVVRSETRVDEVMAEAVKAGATILKPAGALPWGGYGGTFTDLDGYVWSLGYSAQGTDQPYAE; encoded by the coding sequence ATGAAAGCGCACGTGAGTTCGATCCTGCTGGGCGTCCGGAACATGGAGGCGGCCAAGCGGTTCTACACCGAGGGGCTCGGCTGGAAGATCCAGAGCGACTACGGAATCTCGGTGTTCTTCGAATCGGACGGCGCCTCGCCCGTCGGCTTGTACAGCCGCGAAGGCCTGGCCGACCAGGTGGGCACGAGCGCGGACGGCAGCGGCTTCAGCGGGCTGGTCCTCACCTACGTCGTCCGCAGTGAGACGCGGGTCGACGAGGTGATGGCGGAGGCCGTGAAGGCCGGCGCCACGATCCTCAAGCCCGCCGGCGCCCTGCCGTGGGGCGGGTACGGCGGCACCTTCACCGACCTGGACGGCTACGTCTGGAGTCTCGGCTACAGCGCCCAGGGAACCGACCAGCCCTACGCGGAGTGA
- a CDS encoding ribbon-helix-helix domain-containing protein, producing MASKKVTVTIPEDLLEEIRAEADERGISACVTDALRAKRDRDKLGELVHWLEEEHGPVTETERSTAYAELDDLDAEHERRRAARSKRTGEAA from the coding sequence ATGGCATCGAAGAAAGTGACCGTGACGATCCCGGAGGATCTCCTTGAGGAGATCCGCGCGGAAGCCGACGAACGGGGCATCTCCGCCTGCGTCACCGACGCGCTGCGTGCCAAGCGCGACCGGGACAAGCTTGGAGAACTCGTCCACTGGCTCGAAGAGGAGCACGGACCCGTCACCGAGACTGAGCGCTCAACGGCCTACGCCGAGCTGGACGACCTCGATGCCGAGCACGAACGCCGCCGCGCTGCCCGGAGCAAGCGCACCGGAGAGGCCGCGTGA
- a CDS encoding NACHT domain-containing protein — protein MKFDLSKLGSREFENLTQTLAIAEFGSAVTVFGPGPDGGREATFEGNTKFGDNGPIWHGYGVLQAKYCDTLTTPQKDATWLISQIRKEMAEWKTSTKRGNKPEYILFATNVTLSGVPKTGGLDRVGKELASQCAALGIKGWHVWHGESVNRLLEKHPTIRTSYAAWVLPGDILTELYAQVSSRKREVGTALQRYLARELLRDLHVNLDQAGSAEDLQISLADVFIDLPIGPAGDHHSGPAGQVLRTLIDVCDARASKSQSRQSKAHSDRYVLIGGPGQGKSTVSQFLCQLYRTKMTVGTPIGRTNEMTKAIDLIGAHASKEGLTPKAHRWPVKIPLTQLADDLAHQRSKSILQFIASRVSSASNFNVTPHDLREWLGAFPWLVLLDGLDEVPTSSNRDQVISAVNEFMLDIEESSADVVIVATTRPQGYTDDFSPSHFTHLELKPLDNTHALRYGQKLATARHGAASERSDRLMARLRQAAGEASTARLMSSPLQVTIMAVLLDRMGKAPKDRYTLFKDYYRVIYERELEKEGPSTNLLRDHRGDIDTIHADVGLLLQTKSERSGDTESRINLDEFADIIRQRLENEGHTGSILDVLTSSIRLAATDRLVFLVPSRAGEVGFEIRSLQEFWAADALMSARDEDVRNRLREICASAHWRNVLLFSVGKIFADRRHLRDSVVAVVSEMNSYAKDPDMPTRRLLLGSRLAVEILADGMVKAPKHESVLVDLAMKLLGQPAADLLEVLPASLSESGLQTARENIEIWLIETGRVTESLLTFLSTMATIDSDWAVGTLKRAYASSTAETRSNFIEIGFKMGSGHMLGIAMSDLLDLRIPEMLRVCLGRSFRDYSTSPEIRQIPPWFNRLRGFLFEGYQHSSGTASVLDLGVAQLSVEVPRHDEHPLWKDIDLSGIPEESWISKTRDFAKEPSVAALASALAAIRASGASANDMMLRIFPWPIAAALQDVESGQASEGDINKGLLGDHECWQKIENSWVGIMDCRHATSGFRESVKHGAPYLPYLASPVGFIDRLNPKRRSSSALKNLSDALSACGSGYSRSHLAFVALMAVRHGLAGNPLNDDDVVYLKNISEISNDLNEFVDIGWIARVKNPSANLIAWLDQFIKKCGRPIPYVNSHITRAWVADFTLTGLGALVCESDLTSLAKRAQGKIKKEWSTVRSSQEVGADRRMFACVAVGSFFPPSDRRDFDDRLAALVNGIEAGVARPDMVISQINLMHDVMQQKLLLAFLDRVEEVDYETRKTAFDRLVADQTSMLTKIDFSAMRVR, from the coding sequence ATGAAGTTTGATCTCTCGAAGCTGGGTTCGCGCGAGTTCGAGAACCTGACGCAGACGCTTGCCATCGCGGAGTTTGGCTCAGCAGTGACCGTTTTTGGTCCGGGGCCCGATGGAGGACGAGAAGCAACCTTCGAGGGAAACACAAAGTTCGGCGATAACGGGCCGATTTGGCACGGGTACGGCGTCCTTCAGGCAAAGTATTGTGACACATTGACCACGCCCCAAAAGGACGCAACCTGGCTTATCAGCCAAATTCGAAAAGAGATGGCCGAGTGGAAAACCTCCACCAAAAGAGGAAATAAACCCGAGTACATTCTCTTCGCCACAAACGTAACCCTTTCCGGCGTCCCAAAAACTGGAGGACTGGATCGCGTTGGCAAGGAGTTGGCCTCACAGTGCGCGGCCCTCGGGATAAAGGGGTGGCACGTCTGGCACGGGGAGTCCGTAAATCGCCTACTTGAGAAGCATCCAACAATCCGGACAAGTTACGCGGCATGGGTACTTCCCGGGGATATCCTTACCGAACTCTACGCCCAGGTATCCTCGCGCAAACGGGAAGTCGGCACGGCCCTACAGCGATACCTAGCCCGAGAGCTCCTTCGCGACCTTCACGTGAATCTCGATCAGGCCGGTTCGGCAGAAGATCTTCAAATCTCTCTCGCAGACGTTTTTATCGACCTTCCAATCGGACCAGCTGGCGACCATCACTCAGGGCCAGCAGGCCAGGTATTGCGCACGCTCATTGATGTGTGTGATGCGAGAGCATCAAAATCCCAGTCACGGCAAAGCAAGGCCCACAGTGATAGGTACGTTCTGATCGGGGGGCCAGGACAAGGAAAAAGTACCGTAAGCCAGTTCCTCTGCCAGCTCTATCGCACAAAGATGACCGTAGGAACTCCAATTGGTCGAACAAATGAAATGACCAAGGCGATAGATCTCATTGGAGCCCATGCTTCCAAGGAAGGGCTAACGCCAAAGGCTCATCGATGGCCCGTCAAGATTCCCTTGACGCAGCTTGCTGATGACCTCGCGCATCAGCGGTCAAAATCAATCCTGCAGTTCATCGCATCTCGCGTATCAAGTGCCTCGAATTTCAACGTGACACCCCACGATCTGCGTGAATGGCTCGGAGCATTCCCCTGGCTAGTTCTCCTTGACGGCCTGGATGAAGTTCCGACATCAAGCAACAGAGATCAAGTCATTTCCGCGGTCAATGAGTTTATGTTGGACATTGAGGAGTCGTCTGCTGACGTTGTGATTGTTGCTACTACTCGCCCACAAGGCTATACCGATGACTTTTCTCCATCACACTTCACACATCTTGAACTAAAGCCACTGGATAACACCCACGCTCTCCGCTATGGACAGAAGCTAGCAACCGCCCGCCACGGCGCCGCCTCTGAACGTTCAGACCGATTGATGGCCCGCCTGCGACAGGCGGCCGGCGAAGCTTCTACCGCCCGCCTGATGTCATCCCCACTTCAGGTCACCATCATGGCGGTCCTACTAGACCGCATGGGCAAGGCTCCGAAAGATAGATACACCCTCTTCAAAGATTACTATCGAGTGATCTATGAACGGGAGCTCGAAAAGGAAGGGCCTTCGACGAATCTACTGCGGGATCACCGCGGCGATATTGACACTATTCACGCCGATGTTGGATTGCTTCTTCAGACAAAGAGTGAGAGGTCTGGCGATACTGAATCCAGAATCAACCTGGATGAATTCGCAGATATTATCAGGCAGCGACTTGAAAATGAGGGGCATACCGGATCAATTCTTGACGTACTCACCTCATCGATCCGGCTTGCTGCCACTGATAGGCTCGTATTTCTCGTGCCCTCACGAGCTGGCGAAGTAGGGTTTGAGATCAGATCCCTGCAAGAATTCTGGGCAGCAGATGCGCTGATGTCTGCACGCGATGAAGATGTGCGGAATCGGCTGCGTGAGATCTGCGCAAGTGCACACTGGAGAAATGTTCTCCTATTTTCTGTCGGTAAGATCTTCGCCGACAGGCGTCATCTACGTGATTCTGTGGTCGCGGTGGTCTCGGAGATGAACAGCTACGCCAAAGATCCCGACATGCCGACTCGTAGGCTGCTACTCGGATCTCGGCTAGCAGTGGAAATCCTTGCCGACGGGATGGTTAAGGCCCCCAAGCATGAGTCCGTTCTAGTAGATTTGGCGATGAAGCTTCTTGGCCAGCCCGCGGCCGACCTTTTGGAAGTATTGCCTGCTTCACTCAGTGAGAGCGGCCTCCAGACTGCCCGGGAGAACATCGAAATCTGGCTGATTGAAACTGGCCGGGTAACCGAATCACTTCTGACGTTTCTTTCTACCATGGCTACCATTGACAGTGATTGGGCCGTCGGAACGCTGAAGAGGGCTTACGCATCCAGCACGGCTGAAACGCGCAGTAATTTTATCGAGATCGGCTTCAAAATGGGGTCGGGTCATATGCTCGGCATTGCGATGAGCGACCTCCTGGATCTTCGCATTCCCGAAATGCTAAGAGTGTGCCTGGGGAGATCGTTTCGGGACTACTCCACCTCGCCGGAAATTCGCCAAATTCCACCGTGGTTCAACCGTCTCCGTGGTTTCCTTTTCGAAGGATATCAGCATTCATCCGGTACCGCTTCAGTGCTTGACCTTGGAGTTGCTCAGCTCAGCGTGGAGGTTCCACGTCATGACGAGCATCCTCTTTGGAAGGATATCGACCTCTCAGGAATTCCAGAAGAAAGCTGGATTTCGAAGACTCGGGATTTCGCAAAAGAACCGTCTGTTGCAGCGCTTGCGTCGGCATTGGCAGCCATTCGAGCGTCTGGTGCAAGTGCCAACGACATGATGCTACGAATTTTCCCATGGCCAATCGCCGCAGCTCTTCAGGACGTCGAGAGTGGCCAGGCATCAGAGGGCGATATCAACAAGGGCCTGCTTGGCGATCACGAATGCTGGCAAAAGATCGAGAACAGTTGGGTCGGCATCATGGATTGCCGGCATGCCACATCCGGGTTTCGCGAAAGCGTTAAGCATGGGGCGCCGTACCTCCCATACCTGGCAAGTCCAGTGGGGTTCATTGATCGCTTGAACCCTAAAAGAAGATCTTCGAGCGCACTGAAAAACTTGAGCGATGCACTGTCCGCGTGCGGTTCTGGATATAGCCGCTCACATCTAGCCTTCGTGGCCCTCATGGCTGTTAGGCATGGCCTCGCTGGGAACCCGCTAAATGACGATGATGTCGTCTACCTAAAAAATATCTCCGAGATTTCGAATGACCTCAATGAATTCGTCGATATTGGCTGGATTGCGCGCGTCAAAAATCCAAGCGCCAATCTAATCGCATGGCTCGACCAATTCATCAAAAAGTGTGGCCGCCCGATCCCGTATGTTAATTCACACATTACCCGCGCCTGGGTAGCCGACTTCACGCTTACCGGCCTGGGAGCTTTGGTGTGCGAATCCGATCTCACCTCTCTGGCCAAGAGGGCGCAGGGTAAGATCAAGAAAGAATGGTCTACGGTGAGGTCGAGTCAGGAGGTCGGTGCGGATAGGAGAATGTTTGCCTGTGTTGCGGTCGGGTCATTTTTCCCACCTAGCGACAGGAGGGACTTTGACGATCGATTGGCCGCACTCGTTAACGGCATCGAAGCGGGGGTCGCTCGGCCCGATATGGTAATTTCCCAGATCAACCTTATGCACGATGTAATGCAGCAGAAGCTACTTCTAGCTTTCCTTGATAGGGTCGAGGAAGTCGATTATGAGACCCGCAAGACTGCTTTCGATCGCCTAGTTGCCGATCAGACCAGCATGCTGACAAAGATTGACTTCTCCGCAATGCGAGTGCGCTGA
- a CDS encoding DoxX family protein gives MSKHFRTGLYWFLALEFALGAVTKCWPGDTMFSTAYSVKFADWGYPSWMRFVVAALEGVAAVLLVMPDRRTRFLAATTLMFVLTGAATTHIVNHDPLMESWAAPTHLVIMGILVLANWPADWRHLLPAVAGGLPRSRPKIVG, from the coding sequence ATGTCGAAACACTTCAGAACCGGCCTGTACTGGTTCCTGGCCCTTGAGTTCGCGCTGGGAGCCGTGACGAAGTGCTGGCCGGGCGACACGATGTTCAGCACCGCGTACTCCGTGAAGTTCGCCGACTGGGGTTACCCGTCCTGGATGCGCTTCGTGGTCGCCGCCCTGGAAGGCGTCGCCGCCGTCCTGCTCGTGATGCCCGACCGGCGCACACGTTTCCTGGCTGCCACGACGCTGATGTTCGTGCTCACCGGCGCGGCCACCACCCACATCGTCAACCACGACCCGTTGATGGAGAGCTGGGCCGCGCCGACCCACCTCGTCATCATGGGCATCCTCGTCCTGGCCAACTGGCCCGCCGACTGGCGACACCTCCTGCCGGCCGTCGCCGGCGGCCTCCCGCGGTCCCGGCCGAAGATCGTGGGTTGA
- a CDS encoding glyoxalase, with protein MVMATTASTAARTSLASVTLEVADPEAARRFYTAFGVDTYIGLRASEGHSTGFRGFTLALTVSGPATVDGFVAAAVEAGATVLKPAAKSLWGYSGVVQAPDGTIWKIATSAKKDTGPATREIDELVLLIGVEDVKATRQCYVDRGLTVAKSFGGKYAEFAPGTSSLVKLALYKRRALAKDLGVPADGTGSHRIVLGGTADTFTDADGFVWEAAA; from the coding sequence ATGGTCATGGCAACCACCGCTTCCACCGCAGCCCGCACGTCCCTCGCGTCCGTCACCCTTGAGGTGGCCGATCCCGAGGCCGCCCGCCGCTTCTACACCGCCTTCGGTGTGGACACGTACATAGGTCTGCGGGCGTCGGAGGGGCACTCCACCGGATTCCGCGGCTTCACCCTGGCGCTGACGGTGTCCGGGCCGGCCACCGTCGACGGCTTCGTCGCCGCAGCGGTGGAGGCGGGCGCCACGGTCCTGAAGCCCGCTGCGAAGTCGCTGTGGGGTTACAGCGGCGTCGTCCAGGCCCCGGACGGGACGATCTGGAAGATCGCGACCTCGGCGAAGAAGGACACCGGACCCGCCACCCGCGAGATCGACGAGCTGGTCCTGCTGATCGGCGTCGAGGACGTGAAGGCCACCAGGCAGTGCTACGTCGACCGGGGCCTGACCGTGGCCAAGAGCTTCGGCGGCAAGTACGCCGAGTTCGCTCCCGGCACCTCCAGCCTCGTCAAGCTGGCGCTGTACAAGCGCCGTGCCCTGGCCAAGGACCTCGGCGTCCCCGCCGACGGTACGGGCTCGCACCGCATCGTCCTCGGCGGCACCGCCGACACCTTCACCGACGCGGACGGCTTCGTCTGGGAGGCCGCGGCGTAG
- a CDS encoding glycosyltransferase family 2 protein translates to MTNVISVITAVHGPAAEYLADAYKSLIEQELPAGWDWQWVIQEDGETDDVAPHVPDDARISFGQGRHGRAGMARTMGMSRVTGQYVRVLDADDMLTPGALARDIAALSRPGIAWTTSRVLDLLPDGRTVGFDQDPPEGPIERGEVLRHWKAHDFRAQVHPATLCVRQELVLALGGWMALPASEDTGLLMSLNAVSRGWFTAETGLLYRKWPGQSTHQAAHSAEVERTARMGVIEARAEALLALESWRLNEA, encoded by the coding sequence ATGACCAACGTCATTTCCGTCATCACGGCGGTGCACGGCCCGGCGGCGGAGTATCTGGCAGACGCTTACAAGTCGCTCATTGAGCAGGAACTACCCGCAGGTTGGGACTGGCAGTGGGTCATCCAGGAGGATGGCGAGACCGACGACGTCGCTCCGCACGTGCCGGACGACGCGCGCATCAGCTTCGGACAGGGCCGTCACGGGCGCGCCGGCATGGCCCGCACGATGGGGATGTCCCGCGTCACCGGCCAGTACGTCAGAGTTCTCGACGCCGACGACATGCTGACCCCGGGCGCACTGGCACGCGACATCGCGGCGCTTTCCCGGCCCGGTATCGCCTGGACGACATCGCGTGTGCTCGACCTCTTGCCGGACGGCCGGACCGTCGGCTTCGACCAGGACCCGCCGGAAGGCCCGATCGAACGGGGCGAGGTGCTCCGCCACTGGAAGGCTCACGACTTCCGGGCACAGGTGCACCCGGCGACGCTGTGCGTCCGACAGGAACTCGTCCTGGCCCTGGGCGGATGGATGGCGCTGCCGGCGTCGGAGGACACCGGGCTGCTGATGAGCCTCAACGCCGTGAGCCGCGGTTGGTTCACCGCGGAGACCGGTCTCCTGTACCGAAAGTGGCCCGGACAGAGCACCCATCAGGCCGCCCACAGCGCGGAGGTCGAGCGCACTGCCCGTATGGGAGTAATCGAAGCGCGGGCCGAAGCCCTGTTGGCTTTGGAGAGCTGGCGTCTCAACGAAGCCTGA
- a CDS encoding FtsK/SpoIIIE domain-containing protein, giving the protein MNHDDHDQNADLFARLEADMATDYPTVPGPAAGGSVLDLDKARQRRTAPEQDGDADDSDDGPSVYVDTPASKGDTVGDRWATARAAKRRPIIPAWARSRAELITASRWLGEHVAHTLGYHAVRSPLYGAKLLGRAPRGTARLVGGTYRWVSDAESRPVRAAAVRREDVEQYLILSRRRDARVRGRSAILLLASLLGVAFTAVLLVATPGWTALAVAAALALALGAAGGQADAPLIDRAVVATKVQRLTSDIVVRALGAMGNAEINKAMGKGGTGITFPAPITRDGPGWRADIDLPYGVTAIDIIERRDRLASGLRRPMGCVWPEPVHDQHAGRLMLWVGDQDMSQVKAPAWPLAKAGAASLFRPLPFGTDQRGRPVDMTLMFANVLIGAMPRFGKTFALRVLMLAAALDPTAELHVWELKGTGDLEDAAKVAADYGSGADDDTIEGTVGSLRYVHKELERRAAVLRSLPKERRPENKVTPELAADRALGLHPLVLIIDECQELFSHDKFGKEAGELSEAIIKRGPAMGVILMLATQRPDVRSLPSGVSANVGIRFCLRVMGQTENDMVLGTSSYKNGLRATTFTANDKGIGYLVGAATDAQIVRSYYIDGPAAGRIMDRARAARITAGTLTGVAAGQAPERESSKSSLLDDLLSIWPAAEPKVWSETLVSALAALDEGRYGGWEPEQLALVLKPFGIDTVQMSRRIDGRQVNRRGVERDRITAAIAERDGKRSA; this is encoded by the coding sequence GTGAACCACGACGACCACGACCAGAACGCTGACCTGTTCGCCCGCCTGGAAGCGGACATGGCCACCGACTACCCGACCGTCCCCGGCCCGGCCGCCGGCGGGTCCGTCCTGGATCTCGACAAGGCCCGCCAGCGCCGCACCGCCCCCGAGCAGGACGGCGACGCGGACGACAGCGACGACGGGCCGTCCGTCTACGTCGACACCCCCGCCTCCAAGGGCGACACCGTCGGCGACCGGTGGGCGACCGCCCGCGCGGCGAAGCGCCGCCCGATCATCCCCGCCTGGGCCCGCTCCAGGGCCGAACTGATCACCGCCTCCCGCTGGCTGGGTGAGCACGTCGCCCACACGCTCGGCTACCACGCGGTGCGCTCCCCGCTGTACGGGGCGAAGCTGCTCGGGCGGGCACCTCGCGGGACCGCCCGCCTGGTCGGCGGCACCTACCGATGGGTGTCCGACGCGGAGTCCCGCCCGGTGCGGGCGGCCGCCGTCCGCCGCGAGGACGTCGAGCAGTACCTGATCCTGTCCCGCCGCCGGGACGCGAGGGTGCGCGGGCGGTCCGCGATCCTGCTGCTCGCCTCCCTGCTCGGCGTCGCGTTCACCGCGGTCCTGCTGGTCGCCACCCCCGGCTGGACCGCCCTCGCGGTAGCCGCGGCTTTGGCGCTGGCGCTGGGGGCGGCCGGCGGGCAGGCCGACGCCCCGCTCATCGACCGGGCGGTCGTCGCCACCAAGGTGCAGCGGCTCACCTCCGACATCGTGGTCCGGGCGCTCGGGGCGATGGGCAACGCCGAGATCAACAAGGCGATGGGCAAGGGCGGCACCGGGATCACGTTCCCGGCGCCGATCACCCGCGACGGCCCCGGCTGGCGCGCCGACATCGACCTGCCCTACGGCGTCACCGCGATCGACATCATCGAACGCCGCGACCGCCTCGCCTCCGGCCTGCGGCGCCCGATGGGCTGCGTGTGGCCGGAGCCGGTGCACGACCAGCACGCCGGGCGGCTGATGCTGTGGGTCGGCGATCAGGACATGTCGCAGGTCAAGGCCCCCGCGTGGCCGCTCGCCAAGGCTGGCGCCGCCTCGCTGTTCCGGCCGCTGCCGTTCGGCACCGACCAGCGCGGCCGGCCCGTCGACATGACGCTGATGTTCGCGAACGTGCTGATCGGCGCCATGCCGAGGTTCGGGAAGACCTTCGCGCTGCGGGTCCTGATGCTCGCTGCGGCGCTGGACCCCACGGCGGAGCTGCACGTGTGGGAGCTGAAGGGCACCGGGGATCTGGAGGACGCGGCGAAGGTCGCCGCCGACTACGGGTCCGGCGCCGACGACGACACCATCGAAGGCACCGTCGGATCCCTGCGGTACGTGCACAAGGAACTGGAGCGCCGCGCCGCCGTCCTGCGCTCCCTGCCCAAGGAGCGGCGCCCGGAGAACAAGGTCACCCCGGAACTCGCCGCCGACCGGGCACTGGGGCTGCACCCGCTGGTCCTGATCATCGACGAGTGCCAGGAGCTGTTCTCCCACGACAAGTTCGGCAAGGAGGCCGGGGAGCTGTCCGAGGCCATCATCAAGCGCGGGCCCGCGATGGGCGTGATCCTGATGCTCGCCACCCAGCGCCCCGACGTCCGCTCCCTGCCCTCCGGCGTGTCCGCGAACGTCGGTATCCGGTTCTGCCTGCGGGTCATGGGCCAGACCGAGAACGACATGGTGCTGGGAACCTCGTCCTACAAGAACGGGCTGCGGGCGACGACGTTCACCGCGAACGACAAGGGCATCGGCTACCTGGTCGGCGCCGCCACCGACGCGCAGATCGTGCGTTCCTACTACATCGACGGCCCGGCGGCCGGGCGCATCATGGACCGCGCCCGCGCCGCCCGCATCACCGCCGGCACCCTGACCGGCGTAGCCGCCGGTCAGGCCCCGGAGCGCGAGAGCAGCAAGTCCAGCCTGCTGGACGACCTGCTCTCCATCTGGCCGGCCGCCGAGCCGAAGGTGTGGTCGGAGACGCTGGTCTCCGCCCTCGCCGCGCTGGACGAGGGCCGCTATGGCGGGTGGGAGCCCGAGCAGCTGGCCCTGGTCCTCAAGCCGTTCGGCATCGACACCGTCCAGATGTCGCGGCGCATCGACGGCCGGCAGGTCAACCGGCGCGGCGTCGAGCGCGACCGGATCACCGCCGCCATCGCGGAGCGTGACGGAAAGCGGTCCGCCTGA
- a CDS encoding DUF2637 domain-containing protein encodes MSGHTPKGWQWTAPILPLVVDAAVVIVVRMDSTLARLGGDGGRWPTVLRWLTGIMTVLLNVGQSALDRDRVGVAVHSVAPLLLIVTAETSLAYRRAITAAVAAREAAERAERAERERRAEEDRRRAREERIADFEAAERRERERRDHDATLAREQREHEARILREQREESVRREAFEREEKERREGAVRAERERREREVSERERREREERLARERHEREAAERARQELLSGGPVAEKLTEQRAREVAGAACAAGLPQRQAVELTGWSAGWIAARYQELRDPQAQPAAVLAST; translated from the coding sequence ATGAGCGGACACACCCCCAAGGGGTGGCAGTGGACGGCCCCGATCCTGCCGCTGGTCGTGGACGCGGCCGTGGTGATCGTGGTCCGCATGGACAGCACCCTGGCCCGGCTCGGCGGCGACGGCGGCCGCTGGCCGACGGTGCTGCGCTGGCTGACCGGAATCATGACGGTGCTGCTCAACGTCGGTCAGTCCGCGCTGGACCGCGATCGGGTCGGGGTGGCGGTTCACTCCGTTGCGCCGCTGCTGCTGATCGTCACGGCGGAGACCTCGCTCGCCTACCGGCGGGCGATCACCGCCGCAGTGGCCGCCCGTGAAGCCGCCGAGCGCGCCGAGCGCGCGGAGCGTGAACGACGGGCCGAGGAGGACCGGCGCCGGGCCCGCGAGGAGCGCATCGCGGACTTCGAAGCAGCCGAGCGACGCGAGCGTGAACGCCGCGACCACGACGCGACGCTGGCCCGTGAGCAGCGTGAGCACGAGGCCCGGATCCTGCGCGAGCAGCGCGAGGAGAGCGTCCGGCGTGAGGCCTTCGAGCGGGAGGAGAAGGAGCGGCGGGAGGGCGCTGTGCGGGCCGAGCGTGAGCGTCGTGAGCGTGAGGTGAGCGAGCGTGAGCGCCGTGAGCGCGAGGAGCGTCTGGCCCGTGAGCGGCATGAGCGTGAGGCCGCCGAGCGTGCCCGTCAGGAGTTGCTGTCCGGCGGTCCGGTCGCCGAGAAGCTGACCGAGCAGCGGGCCCGTGAGGTCGCCGGGGCCGCGTGCGCGGCCGGCCTGCCGCAGCGTCAGGCGGTGGAGCTGACCGGATGGTCGGCCGGGTGGATCGCCGCCCGCTACCAGGAACTGCGCGACCCCCAGGCACAGCCCGCCGCCGTCCTCGCCTCCACGTGA